One genomic segment of Cyanobium sp. WAJ14-Wanaka includes these proteins:
- a CDS encoding glutathione S-transferase C-terminal domain-containing protein translates to MAPPAALVRTARCLWRWQWQQLMGGLAPADAEGNYRRPAGAFTALPPLPADAAQAGAHVLIVGRSCPWAHRAWLVWCLRQLGESIDLVVVEPDPEAGRWRFTEPFQGCQTLAELYLRSGAAAGTRATVPALVSLKDGRILLSESAQLIELLNQWPSSSTVDLDPVGQKEQSQGWREQLQHDVNDGVYRCGFARNQAAYDRAERALFTTLGKANAALAAAPGQWLSGPELGLADVVLFPTLIRLELVYAPLFGCSRQPLWQLPALWQWRSRFYALPGVAASCDDQAWRRDYFGALFPLHPSGIVPAGPPLATLVTTPPCS, encoded by the coding sequence ATGGCCCCACCTGCAGCCCTTGTGCGCACAGCCCGCTGCCTCTGGCGATGGCAATGGCAGCAACTGATGGGCGGCCTGGCACCCGCCGATGCGGAAGGCAACTACCGGCGTCCTGCCGGGGCCTTCACGGCCCTACCGCCTTTGCCCGCCGACGCGGCCCAAGCCGGCGCCCACGTCTTGATTGTGGGGAGAAGCTGCCCCTGGGCCCACCGGGCCTGGCTGGTGTGGTGCCTGCGCCAATTGGGAGAGTCCATTGATCTGGTGGTGGTGGAACCGGATCCAGAGGCTGGCCGCTGGCGATTTACGGAGCCCTTCCAGGGATGCCAAACCCTGGCGGAGCTCTACCTGCGCTCCGGGGCAGCTGCGGGCACCCGGGCCACGGTTCCGGCCCTGGTTTCCCTGAAAGATGGCCGCATCCTGCTCAGCGAAAGCGCCCAACTGATCGAGCTGCTCAACCAGTGGCCCTCAAGCTCAACCGTCGACCTGGATCCGGTCGGGCAAAAGGAACAAAGCCAAGGTTGGCGAGAGCAGCTGCAGCATGACGTCAACGACGGGGTTTACCGCTGTGGCTTCGCCCGCAACCAGGCCGCCTATGACCGGGCCGAGCGGGCACTCTTTACAACCCTTGGCAAGGCAAACGCTGCCCTGGCAGCGGCACCGGGCCAGTGGCTAAGCGGGCCAGAGCTGGGCCTGGCCGATGTGGTGCTGTTTCCAACCCTGATCCGCCTAGAGCTGGTTTATGCCCCCCTATTCGGCTGTAGCCGCCAACCGCTCTGGCAACTACCGGCCCTGTGGCAATGGCGATCGCGCTTCTATGCCCTGCCAGGGGTGGCCGCGAGCTGCGATGACCAGGCCTGGCGCCGGGATTATTTCGGGGCCCTGTTCCCGCTCCATCCCTCGGGGATTGTTCCGGCAGGTCCGCCGCTCGCCACACTGGTGACAACCCCTCCCTGCAGCTGA
- a CDS encoding DUF2301 domain-containing membrane protein produces the protein MASTASMAPGDPVFEGVYGLYSIDQRDRREVLGYRLALTAVALAQLGLLVQWRQLGSSNLWPWLIVMAAGLGLALRWIHIYLKPLHRALQLFWLLGCLGFGGLAWAAGPGHMAEALGQQRLWVLAIGPFFAALAGIGFKEFFCFQRPEAIGVTLLLPLALMGYWLGLFGAQVCLGLMGAEAGLLLLLCLRKFPMPAAADVGDKSVFAHLKAQQGIGS, from the coding sequence ATGGCAAGCACCGCATCCATGGCCCCAGGAGATCCTGTCTTTGAGGGGGTCTATGGGCTCTACAGCATCGATCAGCGGGACCGGCGGGAGGTGCTGGGCTATCGGCTCGCCCTCACGGCCGTGGCCCTGGCCCAGCTGGGCCTCCTCGTGCAATGGCGCCAACTGGGAAGCTCCAACCTCTGGCCCTGGCTAATCGTGATGGCCGCCGGGCTTGGCCTGGCATTGCGCTGGATTCACATCTATCTGAAGCCTCTCCACCGGGCCTTGCAGCTGTTCTGGCTATTGGGCTGCCTGGGCTTTGGGGGGCTGGCCTGGGCTGCGGGCCCCGGCCACATGGCGGAAGCACTGGGGCAACAGCGCCTTTGGGTGCTGGCGATCGGACCTTTCTTTGCGGCCCTAGCCGGCATCGGCTTCAAGGAGTTTTTCTGCTTCCAGAGGCCCGAAGCGATTGGCGTCACCCTGCTGCTGCCCCTGGCCCTAATGGGCTACTGGCTGGGCCTGTTTGGCGCCCAGGTCTGCCTGGGCTTAATGGGCGCAGAAGCAGGCCTTTTGCTACTGCTCTGCCTGCGCAAATTTCCAATGCCTGCCGCCGCTGATGTGGGCGACAAGAGCGTGTTTGCCCATCTCAAGGCCCAACAGGGGATCGGCAGTTGA
- a CDS encoding aspartoacylase — translation MAVGTGPENRPRSRVLMVAGTHGNERNGPWLLEHWGQRPHALACAGLELELVLGNPVAHGRNSRYIDRDLNRSFEPSLLANPSCQELEVQRARQLIDSHGPGGLSPCSVALDLHSTTSSMGNCLVLYGRRPTDLALAAGIQAELGLPIYLHEADGAQTGFLVERWPCGLVIEVGPVPQGVLQALICRQTQLAVEACLAVLARAQAGSLRLPPSLEVHLHLGSLDIPRDGAGQPEACLHPRRLQRNWQPMAPGDELFCTASGDALPYSPPPGLAEQTVWPVFINEAAYGEKGIALSLTRREIWAVPPAWPAALEHLAEGLACGT, via the coding sequence ATGGCAGTGGGAACCGGGCCAGAGAATCGGCCCAGGTCAAGGGTGTTGATGGTGGCCGGCACCCACGGCAATGAGCGCAATGGGCCCTGGCTACTGGAGCATTGGGGCCAACGGCCCCATGCCCTGGCTTGTGCGGGGCTGGAGCTGGAGTTGGTGCTGGGCAATCCGGTGGCCCATGGCCGCAACAGCCGCTACATCGACCGCGACCTCAACCGCAGTTTTGAGCCCTCTCTGCTGGCCAATCCCAGCTGCCAAGAGCTGGAAGTGCAGCGGGCCAGGCAGCTCATCGACAGCCACGGCCCAGGGGGCCTCAGCCCCTGCAGCGTGGCCCTCGATCTACACAGCACCACCAGCTCCATGGGGAATTGCCTGGTGCTCTATGGCCGGCGGCCAACCGATCTGGCCCTGGCCGCAGGCATTCAGGCGGAATTGGGCCTGCCCATTTATCTGCATGAGGCAGATGGGGCCCAGACCGGGTTTTTGGTGGAGCGCTGGCCCTGTGGACTGGTGATTGAGGTGGGTCCGGTGCCCCAGGGGGTTCTGCAGGCCTTGATTTGCCGCCAAACCCAGCTTGCCGTTGAGGCCTGTCTGGCCGTTCTGGCCCGGGCCCAGGCAGGCAGCTTGCGGTTGCCACCCAGCTTGGAAGTTCACCTCCATTTGGGCAGCTTGGACATCCCTCGAGATGGGGCCGGCCAACCCGAGGCCTGCTTGCACCCCCGCCGTCTGCAGCGCAACTGGCAGCCCATGGCCCCAGGCGACGAACTGTTTTGCACCGCCAGTGGAGACGCCTTGCCCTACAGCCCACCCCCTGGCTTGGCCGAACAGACGGTCTGGCCGGTATTCATCAATGAGGCTGCCTACGGGGAGAAGGGCATTGCCCTAAGCCTTACCCGAAGGGAGATCTGGGCAGTACCGCCGGCATGGCCAGCTGCCCTGGAGCACCTGGCCGAGGGGCTTGCTTGCGGAACTTGA